cctaggtgcgagcatttcccagaCGCTGAGGAAATATagtacagtctttgagaaagtgctccagactggcacaatatagacaCAACTTCTCATTGCGTCAACGGGCTCTTTCCAGCTGCATTAGGCGAAagcggtccacttgcatagcctcttcggcaggaggcaaagaaaATTGTAGAGGTGAACATTGGAACACGGGTGACGAGGAAATCGCCAGGTTCTCTTTCCAggtgaagttcttcctgcctctcggcaaaacgcacatcagttCGGGTGGCTACATAGATAAGTTCACTCAGGGTAGACGGaggatctcgtgcagcgagagcatccttgactctactggacagtccttttttaaatgtagctcacaaggcctcgtcgttccaagccagttcataggcaagagtgcggaattgaaccgcgtagtcaccaacggaggagttcccttggctgAGGTTCAGAAGAGTCGTCTTGGCTGAGGAGACTAGTGCGGGTTCTTCGAATACACTGCGGAATTCAGCTAGGAAGGCCGGCAGGTTTGAGTAGAGTGAGTCATTAAGATCCCAGAGAGAAGTATCCCAGGCCACGGCTTTTCCAGACAATAGACTGACAACAAATGCCACTTTAGTTCACTCTGTCGGGAGCTGATCGGccatgagctccagatgcatAGAGTCACGAAGCCTGAAACTTaggatctccttcatacttcatgGGCAAGGATAAACGAAGCTTGGATCTGGAAGGAGCTGCAGGTACAGGAGGAGAAACAACAGAAGGTTGCGtctgctgttgctgttgttgctgctgggcGGCAAGAAGTTGTTGCATCATGGCAGACAATTGATTCGGTTGTTGCACCTGATGGACTAACTGCTGTgactgttgagccacgatggTGGAAAGGTCCAAGACATCAGGCAGAGGCATCCTAGCGGgattcatggccggatcttactgtaatacTCACGGTAGTAGTGGATACTGTAACTCTCACGGTAGTAGTGGAtccactgtacctgtgtggaagatgatgtgggctgtaccagggagtggagtctaaggtgcccctGGTTTTAAcaggagcctgccgcaaagcgggatgggcttgctgaggcaggcggcacccaggtggcTACCCCTGGtacaactcgtccacacaggttacTGAGATGTAACGTTGCACAGAAGGGATGTGGCAACTCtatgtcaggatagcagaaggtcagggcaggaggcacaggtgtgaggtcaggaatgtagcaggaggtcaataggtaggcggcacagtagcaaggtCCGGTCATGGAACAGAAAGTCAGAATATGGCAGGGCAAACACAGTTACACTTTCTCTAAAGCTCTAGttaaacaaagatccagcaaggagtGGTGGGAGGTGCAGATACTTATAATAGAAATACAGGTGCAACTGATAATTAAGGTTGCACTGGCCCTTTTAATTGCATACAGCAGGCGCGCGCCTGCCCTAAGGGATGCACGCGCTGGCAATGCGCAtgcagagaggagccggagacagagTGGGGTAAGGAGATGCCCGGGACTCGCATGTGGGCATTTCCTGCAAAGTGAGTCCCGGAGCTGCTAGTGCGTTCCACTCACGGTCAGAATGAGTGACCAGAGCACTGCCCGTAACAAGATATTTTGAAACCACTGCTCCAACCCTTCCATGGCAGCCAACGCTGAATGCCATTGTGGGATTTTCCCCACATCTGCATCGCCATAGATAGCAGACTGCTACCATAGAGAATATATCATGTTCATACTGATTCTTCCCATCTCTTTTCTAGAAACTTTAGCATGTTTAAGCCTAGCCTGACATTACAGAACTGAGCTCTGCATGAGGTACTGTGAAACAGAATTTGCAGCCATTATGTGTGCTTAACACCTACTCAAGACCTGTAGACTTCATTTATTACAGACATTGCATAATACTATTGGCTGTATTTTCCTCAAGTATCATGCTTAATGCATCTTCTTAAGTCAACAGATTTTCTCTTACACATTCATCATCTTTGCCTGTAACACTGCTTTTGTCCTAATGGTGGTGCTATAGGGATGTTCTTCACTGTTCAGTACTCAGCCTGCCTTTGTATATGATGCTATTCTTTGGGTCTGTGCATTACATTTGCAGGGACTAGAAGGCTTGGAGTTTGGATTTACAGTACACAGATGAAGCAAACTCTAAGCCATATCCCACCTGTCTGGATAGCAGGTTCTGCTCCTGAATAATGTGACTCTTTGCATTGGGGTTTCTGCATTTTTCACCCCCTACCAAGACTCCCAGCAGCAGCTATGTCAGGAGTCAACAGCTCATCAGTGGACAACCAGCTGAGGAATAAATGCTTGGGCAACAACGAGGAGCAATTTCAGCACTATGGACAGTTCACCCCAAGTGTCTCTATATTACTAGCTGTTCTTATGATTCTCATGGTGCTAGCAACTGTGCTGGGCAATGCTCTGGTGATTCTGGCTTTTGTGGTTGATAAAGGGTTAAGAACTCAAGGAAATTTCTTCTTCCTCAACCTAGCAATTGCTGATTTCTTAGTGGGTAAGTTGTTTATGCATCAATATAACTAGTTTGGTAGCtgtaaaccagtggtctgcaacatgtatctttctataatggtgggctttctgggagttgtagtttcacaagttAGAGCTCACCAAGGTAAAGTAATGATTAGAAGAATGGGAAAAGGAGTATCTCCAGGGTGGGATAGAAGACTGTTAAggaatgatggaagttgtagttccccaaaaCACAATGGAGATCATTGACACCTAGTCTGATGACCCAGTGAGCTTGTGTAACTCTTGAAGACCTCCATCCTCTGtcacaaaattacaactctcagcaagcactGACAAATGAAGGCATACTTCCCAAGTCTCCCAGTTTTCCAGCAACAGTCCCTAGTTTTGACCCAAGTCCCTCTGTCCCTCTTTGCTCCATAGATTTCCCTCCTTGAGAAATAGATGTGCATTCATACATTTACTTTATTTCCATAGACGCTATATATAACTGCTTATTAGACATTCCTTTACATACTATTTCATCAGTTTGCGCAATTTGGATTATAAAAATACTATTTTCCAGTGATCTTCGTGCTGACATTTGATTAAAACTATTCAAGCATATAaatattgctaaaaaaaaaaggatctttCAGACAATGAACCATAAATGCCCCTCTTTGACATCTATAAAGTAAGGAGGCAtgagagggcatgctgggagttgtggttttacagcTGGACAGCAATTTTCAGTGACCACTGCTGTGTGTAGTtgtaataatagaaaaaaaataaactataacCTGTAGCACTGCCATGTAAATGTGTAATATCAGGGTTCAAGTCCTtcaggaacatgtgggaactgagtttctgcacttttttccacagcaggaacactgttcccattagcaggacagcccttgagtggaaatctagggtgagttcccacacttttttccccggacttgacccctgtataatattgtATGTAAGTTTTTTATGGTCAGTGAAAGGAGATTGACACCAACTAGAATTGTGACTGAGACTGTCTTTACCACCATCTCTCACTCTTTTACTTGTCTGATCCTTAGGTGGGTTCTGTATCCCTCTCTATATCCCCTATGTCCTGACGGGACAATGGAAGTTTGGGAAAGGACTGTGCAAGTTGTGGCTGGTCATGGACTATCTGCTCTGCACTGCTTCTGTCTTCAACATTGTCCTCATCAGCTATGACAGATTCATCTCAGTCACTAAGGCGGTAATAAAGCTTCTAGACTTTACTGTATTGCAGCTATGTAAGAGTCTCTATTATGATAGTACAAGCTGAAAGTATCTTGATGtatcactacaaatcccagaagatTACTCGGGTACAAAGACTTGTTATACAGCACAGGCTATGTTTTTAGTGGTTGTTATATAGGAATGTTGTGTCCTTCTGACATGACCCCTCTCTTCAGGAACAATTGACTGGACCCACAAAGTGGCCACAAAAGTATTTGTAAACTACAGATAGGTGGCTTTAGGTTGCAGAGATATAGAGACATACATTTGAGGCTTTCTACATTTGGGTTctggtatcttttttttttttttataaatttaataCATACAGAGTCCATTAATGCTTACATCAttatcacaaaagaaaaaaaacaaaacatcattTGTGCAAACCTGCTCTAACAACCTAATTCCTTTATCTTCCCAATTCACATATtctgcaattttctttatttctgggaAGTCCACACACTACTCATTATCCCTGTTGCTGACTTCATACTATCCCATACTTGTACCAATAAATCTTTAGCTATGTTctcctcttctacacccatcttcaAACTCCCACTCTCCAACCACTCCCATATGGACCCATATTTCTTACACCCCCTTTCCAAATAATCCAACAGTGTTTGTTGCTCTTGAATAACCAATGTTAATTGGGATGCTATGAAGTATTGCTGAAAATTAGGGAGACCCAGCCCTCCTTCCTCTAAGGGATGGTACAAATATTGACTCTTGATCCTGACTCTTTTTCCACCCCATATAAGATTGTTTAATAtactttccaattttttaaaccaAGTCTTATTAATCCATATGGGAGAAGCTCTCAAATAATGTGTTATCATGGGGAGTAATACCATTCTCAGCAGTCCTATTCTATCTGCCATTCCCAATCTCATTTTCCTCCATGTATTTACCTTTCCCCTTACCTTCCCCAGCAGAGGTACCAAATTTAATCTCTCAAAATCTAAGACAGCACTAGAGATCTTAACACCCAGATATTCCAAACTATCATTAAGTCTTAGTACTTTTACAGGGCCAATAGGGACCTCAATTTCTTCATTCAAAGGCATGAGACCGGACTTCTGCCAATTAATTTTCATTCCTGAGAAATATCCAAATTTTTCCACTAACCTAATCACTTCCTGTACTTTCTCTACCGGATTCCTAACAAACAAAAGCACATCATCGGCGTATAATAACATTCTTTCTCTATCCCCTTGTACCCCAAACCCTTGAAAAACTTCTGTGTTCCTAACCATAGCTGCTAGTGGCTCTATAAAGAGTGCAAATAATAAAGGTGATAACGGACATCCCTGTCttgaacctcttttttttttaaacgtattcgTAAATTtcccattaatacaaatttttgctATAGGAGCTGAATAAACCATTTTTATAGCttttaagaataaagtgcccaaaCTAAATCTTTCCACCACCCCAAAGAGGaaaccccactccaccctgtcgaacgcTTTATTGGCGTCCaaagacaggatggagcggggatCCCCTCCACGTGTTTGAATGTTAaggaatgtcctgtgtatattgGAAAACATATTCCTCCCTACCATAAAACCCCTTTGTTCTGGCCCTATCATCTCACCCAAAACCTTTTTTAATCTTCCTGCCCATGATTTTACAAAAATTTTGTAATCCGTATTCAATAGTGATATAGGCCGGTAATTCTCCATCTTTTCCCTGTTGCCCCCCTTCTTGGGGATCAATATTATCACTGCTTTAGACATTGAAGGGGTCATAGCCCCTCTTACCAAGGATTCATTAATAATCTCCAACAAGCAGGGCAACAGAGACCCATGAAATCTTTTATAAAAATCAAATGAGAACCCATCAGACCCTGGGGCGGAATTCCCCACGCATGTTCTCAATGCCTCTTGGACTTCCCCCAGGCTAATCCCCTCATTCATTTTCTTCttcccctcctcatttaatcttggCAGAGCAAAATTTTGTAAGAATGTTTTAATCTCCGATTCTGATCTTACCCCTTCAGATTCATATAATGTTTGATAATACTCCAACGCTATCTTCCTTATCTCCTCTTGATCCGTTACTATTATTCCCTGCTTATTTTCTAAATTAGTAATTTCCATATATTCCCTTTGATTTTTAATTATACAAGAGAGCCACTTATTGGATTTCCCCCCTTCCGCATAGCGTTTTTGTCCCCAGAAAAAAATCCTATGTTGTGCCTTCTCaagcattaactctttatattCTTTTTGCGCTTGTTCCAGTTTTCCCCAGTTCTCATCTCTGGCATCAGTTGCATAAACTTCCTCCAATTTTTTATCTGATCTACCAAgttatcttctttcttccttACTTTCCTCCTAAACTGAGTTATATTTCGGGACAAAATCCCCCTCAAATATGCTTTCATAGCATCCCAAACCATAAATATATCGGCAGAACCTTTATTTGTAGCCCAAAACCATTTAATCTCCTCCTCTATACCCTTTGTCACATCTTCCACCTCAAACCAATGCGGATTAATATTTCTATTCATGTTCTGGGGGGGACCCGATCTTCACCACCGAAACTACAGACCACCATGGAGTGATCAAACAAGCCCTTGGGCTCATAGACAATTTTTTCAAAACCCCTTGCTCCACTATCATTGGCCAGAATCATATCAATACGTGATGTAGTTTTATGGCTCAAATTAAAACAGGAAAAATTTTCTCGCAAAGGATTCAGGTTTCTCCATACATCTCTCCATtctgcttctttacaaaaatctgCCAGgacattcctcccctccctcattaCTCCTCCTCTCCGGTCTTTTTTGTTATCCATTACTGAGTTaaaatcccccataatatataaatctttgtaatttttatcatttAAAAGATTCACCAGATTAACCAATACCTCTGTTTTGAAAgggggaggaatataaacaaaagcaagAATAACTTGTACCATATTCCACTCTATGTGGAGAAAAACAAATCTCCCTCTATCATCACAGCGAGCATTTTTTACCTGCATATTCATTTTACCATGAATCAACATCGAGACCCCCGATgagtagtttgttccaaacgagtgGAATTCCTGAACAGCCCATTTCTTTTTCATTAGATGGACAGATTCTTTTCTTAAATGTGTTTCTAGCAAACATACCACTGCAGGTAGATAATTTTTAACCCTATCCATAATAGC
The sequence above is a segment of the Hyla sarda isolate aHylSar1 chromosome 6, aHylSar1.hap1, whole genome shotgun sequence genome. Coding sequences within it:
- the LOC130276396 gene encoding histamine H3 receptor-like isoform X2 produces the protein MSGVNSSSVDNQLRNKCLGNNEEQFQHYGQFTPSVSILLAVLMILMVLATVLGNALVILAFVVDKGLRTQGNFFFLNLAIADFLVGGFCIPLYIPYVLTGQWKFGKGLCKLWLVMDYLLCTASVFNIVLISYDRFISVTKAVIKLLDFTVLQLCPFAWISNAGRHFPEDRKLRAGALGPALHFRRGAILSECRCMYT
- the LOC130276396 gene encoding histamine H3 receptor-like isoform X3 — its product is MSGVNSSSVDNQLRNKCLGNNEEQFQHYGQFTPSVSILLAVLMILMVLATVLGNALVILAFVVDKGLRTQGNFFFLNLAIADFLVGGFCIPLYIPYVLTGQWKFGKGLCKLWLVMDYLLCTASVFNIVLISYDRFISVTKAVIKLLDFTVLQLCILQSPKRND